The DNA region AAATTACGGCAGCCATCTATGAAGACATCTGGCGTAAGCGCTCGCTTTCTATACTCACCGGTGAAGACTTTCCTATTCAGAAAGAACAGGAGCTGCTCATAGAGTGGCTGAATCCACAGCCCGATCACCATTACCTGGATATCGGTTGCTCTACCGCCTTGTATGCCAGGCTGATAAAAAAGGCTCAACCGGATTGCACGGTCATTGCGCTCGACTTCTCCAAACAGATGCTGGAAGAGGCACGTCTAAAAGCCCAGGCCGATGAAACCGATCTCTATCTGTTAAGGGCCGATGCCAGGAAGCTGCCTTTTTATGGGGCTACCTTCGACGGACTGATGATGGGTGGCACGCTCAACGAGCTCACGGATCCGATTAAGGTGATGTATGAGGCGCGACGTGTGGTTAAAAAGGAGGGAGTCTTCTTTATGATGCATCTCATCAAAGCTGATGCCTGGTATGCCCGTTTACTTCAGGAT from Halalkalibaculum roseum includes:
- a CDS encoding class I SAM-dependent methyltransferase — encoded protein: MSLEFRSPEYEQASISIPKEVTQMDKPFNGTVCSNKGDEYVIKNNIIDFLGEDPLSMTWAQSSNHWKITAAIYEDIWRKRSLSILTGEDFPIQKEQELLIEWLNPQPDHHYLDIGCSTALYARLIKKAQPDCTVIALDFSKQMLEEARLKAQADETDLYLLRADARKLPFYGATFDGLMMGGTLNELTDPIKVMYEARRVVKKEGVFFMMHLIKADAWYARLLQDSAGLGGITFWTLEESNQLFERAGFTVAEQFTKGIVCFTKLIPA